A portion of the Acidisoma sp. PAMC 29798 genome contains these proteins:
- a CDS encoding trypsin-like serine peptidase, protein MSVALSAICFALPARAGSLRAPVDVSVAPWRSLGRVQTELGSRCTGFLIAPRIVLTAAHCLFQHRTLGYVQPSSVHFLWGYADGAYRDHARVRAFTLSPGYDPMHEGQTLGIDRAFLTLDHPLGMMSDSAHIAAAAPTVGTALVLGGYDRDHPEILMGDTCHLTGVSQDGGGHRLIVHDCYGEPGSSGAALFAREADGRWAAVGIEVAVTGPGGMTGLAEPLAP, encoded by the coding sequence ATGAGCGTAGCGCTATCCGCCATTTGCTTCGCCCTCCCCGCCCGTGCCGGTTCGCTGCGCGCGCCCGTCGATGTCTCGGTCGCGCCGTGGCGATCACTCGGCCGGGTGCAAACAGAACTCGGTTCGCGCTGCACCGGCTTCCTGATCGCCCCGCGCATCGTGCTGACGGCGGCGCATTGCCTGTTCCAGCACCGGACTCTCGGCTATGTGCAGCCAAGTTCAGTTCATTTTCTGTGGGGCTATGCCGATGGCGCCTATCGCGATCATGCCCGCGTCCGCGCCTTCACGCTCTCACCGGGCTATGATCCGATGCACGAGGGTCAGACGCTGGGGATCGATCGTGCCTTCCTCACCCTCGATCATCCCCTCGGTATGATGTCGGATTCGGCCCATATCGCGGCCGCCGCGCCGACGGTCGGCACGGCACTGGTGCTGGGCGGATACGACCGTGACCACCCCGAAATCCTGATGGGCGATACCTGTCACCTGACCGGCGTCAGCCAGGATGGCGGCGGCCATCGGCTGATCGTGCACGACTGCTACGGCGAGCCTGGCAGCAGCGGCGCGGCGTTGTTCGCGCGCGAGGCCGATGGGCGTTGGGCGGCGGTGGGGATCGAGGTCGCGGTCACCGGGCCGGGCGGCATGACGGGCCTCGCCGAGCCGCTCGCTCCATAA
- the aroB gene encoding 3-dehydroquinate synthase, with amino-acid sequence MHLMLVQRQRKHAKRKEAPTRHDQQEKNENQEELAHSATLPFETAAVLAWGVITRNTSLDADPLVPPSRLLGRSVVLVGLMGAGKTAVGKRLAQRLGLPFVDTDQEIESAAGYTVSEIFERFGEPAFRDVERRVLRRLLEGPRVVLATGGGAFMDRETRAMVRDKGLSIWIRAPLPLLLKRVAGRSHRPLLMSGEPATILQGLMDLRHPTYAEADITMDSRDEPVDAMATRTADAVLAHKPPTRVTVSLSDGGYDVVIGTGLLARAGGLLAQVLPQRRAIVVTDNTVAALHLDALRVGLEGAGFTVGTIAVPPGEASKTVESWAAVVDEMLAQAVERRTAIIALGGGVVGDLAGFAAAATLRGLPFVQVPTTLLAQVDSSVGGKTGINTRHGKNLIGAFHQPRMVLADTDVLATLPPRELRAGYAEIVKAGLIGDAAFYEWCEAHGAGVVTDDRDAQAEAIRRACAFKAGVVGDDEREEKPNDGRALLNLGHTFGHALEAEVGYGGELLHGEAVAIGLGLAFSLSAQLGYCSTEEVARVKRHIAAVGLPSDIGMLNRRFSAARLIGHMRKDKKMRDGALHFVLVRGIGQAFTTRDVPPDAVEALLRDAGCEP; translated from the coding sequence ATGCACTTGATGCTGGTGCAAAGGCAGCGGAAACATGCCAAGCGCAAGGAAGCCCCCACCCGCCACGACCAGCAGGAAAAGAATGAAAATCAAGAGGAACTGGCGCATTCGGCTACTCTGCCCTTCGAAACTGCGGCTGTGCTAGCCTGGGGTGTGATCACGCGCAACACCTCCCTGGACGCCGATCCGCTGGTCCCGCCTTCCCGCCTGCTCGGACGCAGCGTCGTGCTGGTCGGGCTGATGGGTGCGGGCAAGACTGCCGTGGGTAAGCGCCTGGCCCAGCGGCTCGGTCTGCCGTTCGTCGATACCGACCAGGAGATCGAGAGCGCGGCAGGCTATACCGTCAGTGAGATCTTTGAGCGATTCGGCGAGCCCGCCTTCCGCGATGTCGAGCGGCGGGTGCTCCGCCGCCTGCTGGAAGGCCCGCGCGTCGTCTTGGCGACGGGCGGCGGCGCCTTCATGGACCGCGAAACCCGCGCGATGGTTCGCGATAAGGGCCTGTCGATCTGGATCAGGGCGCCGCTGCCCCTGCTGCTGAAGCGAGTCGCGGGGCGCAGCCATCGCCCACTGCTCATGAGCGGAGAACCCGCGACGATTTTGCAGGGCCTGATGGACCTGCGCCACCCCACCTATGCCGAGGCCGATATTACGATGGATTCCCGCGACGAGCCTGTTGACGCCATGGCGACCCGCACGGCGGACGCTGTGCTCGCGCATAAGCCGCCCACCCGCGTCACGGTCTCCCTCAGTGACGGCGGCTATGACGTGGTGATCGGCACCGGCCTGCTGGCCCGCGCCGGCGGCCTGCTCGCCCAGGTTCTGCCGCAGCGCCGGGCGATCGTGGTGACCGACAATACCGTCGCTGCCCTTCATCTCGATGCCTTGCGCGTTGGGCTGGAGGGCGCCGGCTTCACTGTCGGCACCATCGCAGTGCCCCCCGGTGAGGCCTCCAAGACCGTCGAAAGCTGGGCGGCCGTGGTGGATGAAATGCTCGCCCAAGCGGTCGAGCGGCGCACCGCCATCATCGCCCTCGGCGGTGGCGTGGTCGGCGATCTCGCCGGTTTCGCCGCGGCCGCGACGCTGCGCGGGCTGCCTTTCGTGCAAGTGCCGACGACGCTGCTCGCTCAGGTCGATTCCAGTGTCGGCGGCAAGACCGGCATCAATACCCGCCACGGCAAGAACCTGATCGGCGCTTTCCACCAGCCGCGCATGGTGCTGGCCGATACCGATGTGCTCGCGACCCTGCCGCCGCGCGAGCTGCGGGCCGGCTATGCCGAAATCGTCAAGGCCGGGCTGATCGGGGACGCCGCCTTCTACGAATGGTGCGAGGCGCACGGCGCCGGCGTCGTCACCGATGACCGCGACGCCCAGGCTGAGGCCATCCGCCGCGCCTGCGCCTTCAAGGCCGGCGTGGTGGGTGATGACGAGCGCGAGGAAAAGCCGAATGACGGCCGCGCCTTGCTCAATCTCGGCCATACCTTCGGCCATGCCCTGGAGGCCGAGGTCGGCTATGGCGGGGAGCTTCTGCATGGCGAGGCAGTGGCGATCGGCCTCGGCCTCGCCTTCAGCCTGTCGGCGCAGCTTGGCTATTGCTCGACTGAGGAAGTCGCGCGGGTGAAGCGCCATATCGCGGCGGTGGGGTTGCCGTCTGACATCGGCATGCTCAACCGGCGGTTCTCGGCGGCGCGGCTGATCGGCCATATGCGGAAAGACAAGAAGATGCGGGACGGCGCACTGCATTTCGTGCTGGTGCGTGGCATCGGCCAGGCTTTTACGACGCGCGACGTGCCGCCCGATGCGGTGGAGGCGCTGCTGCGCGACGCCGGCTGCGAGCCGTGA